The region taacacttttgcaaggtactgtatccgtgtcacattctcattagttGCTGAGCTAGCCTGGCTGACAcgagacccttctcagttgtaactgagagtgggtctggggaaggttcattcactgcccatttccaaaggaacgtcaccaacggacgccgctcataTGCCTCTGGGAgaaattggatagtccttcaaccaatcagactaATGACCCGGGTGATGTAGCAGCGACAGTGTTATCAATGGGTTGCTGCCGCTTTGGTGGCcctcatgttgaatgtaaacaagaagctgctcgccgtcgctgcgttatcgtcatcgtgtaaagccacctcaacggttgtgattggtgcctcgatttggaaaaattggaaatgggcttgaatgggctcttggccagactgacttgcagagcaaatctcaaatttgccggatattcgtcagggttttcccaggctagagAACTGCCTTTTTCCACTTCAAAAAAATTGCCCGTCTCTGCCCATCACTTACATTCTCTGCTGCCAAAATTTTTATCCATGCCTTCATTACTTCCAGAATTGATGACTGCAGTAGCATTCTATAAGGTTCAACATCCAAAGTCCTTAATAAATAAACTTCAATAGATCCAGCAGTCTGCTGCTCATCTGATCACCCATTCACGCTCACATGTCCACATCACTCCGGTCCTCCAGAACCTCCACTGGCTCTCTGTCCCACAAAGAATACAATTCAAAGTCCTTCTCCTCATTCACAAAGACCTTTAAAACAAAGGCCCCCTCCTATCTCACTGACCTGCTTCACCACCACACTCCTTCCCGCAGCCTCCGCTCCTCTGATGCCAGCCTACTGTCGCCATAAATGATGACCAAACACTGGACCTGGGACGACAGCCCCTTACTAGCTTAATAGCTAGTAGCTTAATAGctgcaaaatacttttgctggtttataaattactaaacggtttagggccaaaatacatttctgatctgctagtaaactatgaaccacccagacctctcaggtcgtctgggacaggtctgcttgctgtccccagaatcagaactaaacagggcgAAGCGGCGTTAAGTTTTTAAGCTCCacacatctggaacaaacttccaGATAACTGCAGGTCTGCCGCAAATCTTCTTTCAAAACAAGGCTGAAGaactttctttttgatgttgcctttctttaatgtCTTGTACTGCACTGTGaattttattctcgtattttatctgtttttaattttgtattcatttttaactgctctttgttttatgtaaagctatttgaattgccctgttgctgaaatgtgctatataaataaagctgccttgcacCAATCTGTCCATGTTCAAACCACATGTAATGCACAGTACATTGTACTGAGTGAATTGTCATAGTATGTGCATTTCCCTTTAAAATACTATAAAGTGATCAGTGTATGTGTACTCAGGACATCTTGGCCTCCGCTTTGATTTTAACTTCAGTTTCCTAGTCTCTTGTGAGTTCAATTTTGGGGGCTCGTCCGAAATCAATACGACACGTAACCGgctgtaatgtttatgtattcCAGATGATTTTCATCagtgcaccacattgactgctgcggTTTATTTTTAACTTCATGGTATTTCAATACTAAATTGCTGGAGTGACCACTTAATTCAAACTAACAAAACtaagataataaaaatattaatattgaaAACGACTGAATAACAATAcaatttctatatatttttttaaagattattttttgcctttattttgatacaaacagctgaagacatgaaagagagagaggggggaatgacatgccaCAGATTGGAGTCAAACCCGGGTCCGCTGGGTCTAGGAGTtaacctctatatatgagcacctgctctaccaaatGAGCTATCCTGGCACCCTCAATTTccacattttaaagaaatatattttatgttttcacATACAATACTGAAAATAAATTTCTTAAATTTAAAATTAGATTTTACAGATGTAAAGATCTTTCATGATACATTACAAGccacaaaatgtacatttcattcAAATTAAAGATACAAACTAAATTTGTATTATAGAAAATTACTGTATTTTTGAAGTCTTTTACAGTTATTTTACAGGATTCTTTGTCACCCCAGCTGACAAAATATTATCGTTTTTTTACAGTACCATGATTTCACAGATTATCTcaaattagagctgcaaagatttagttgtcaactattacattAATCTGCAACTATCATCAGTTTGAGAATTTTTACgttatgttctagtttcttctctctgacagtaaacacagcccagtctcatggcagtttttgaaatgttcacgtaatttaatctattgatttgtctACAAggacacgtttatctcgtttctttcgtgatggtcagcacattttttaaactaatttatttcaatgggaatcaactttcgtgatcacagcacgattctttGGAAAACCataccaatgtaaagtcaatgagaagatgacgtagtataaAAATCCGCATAGAGAGGTTGTTTGGGGTGgtagatgggtcaaacaacacaggcctttcacccaggagactggggatcATGTCCCACATGTgatgtttcctaaacccaaccgtcccgttcttctttacctaaacccaaccgtcccattgttgtcccgcgtgtcatggaaacgtaagctaaaacagcagttatAGGGCTAAAAAtgccaataatagcaaagctgtatacagcttctctgctgcagcccgactggcagaaagaatcgtgctgtgatcacgaaagatgcttccaattgaaatacattagtttaaaaaacgtggtgaccatcacaatttttttttataaacatgtctgtgtacacatttcacgaactgccgtgagactgggttgaaactgaatatctttgagttgggtacaaaaaaaagacatttgaggatgtcaactttgactttgggaaacactgatccacatttgtcaccaattttctgacattttaggaaCCAAACTAATCCATAGATAATCCATCTATCGAGAGAAAAATCCACCCaataatcgacaatgaaaattatttaaaaaaaagatacaagtATAAAATATACAAGTAGAAGAGGACAAAACATGCAACATGTCAAGTTACTTTATTGATATGGAACAAAGTTTTAATCATCTGCCGGACCTCTTTATTTTGCAGACCGTAGATAGCAGCGTTCAGGGCCGGCAGGACAACGTGTCCCACGACGGACGCCGCTTTCCTGAGGTCGGCCAGAAGAGGGAAGCGGTGCAGGATCACAATGAGGAAGCCGGACACCATGAAGATGATGTATGCGACCAGATGAGTGGTGCAGGTCTGCAGTGCTTTGCTGTTCAGAGCTTTGTTTTTACTACTCAAACACACCATGGCGATCCTCAGGTAGGTGAGTGTTACGCTGCCGAGGGACGAGCCCAGCAGCACCACCGTGTAGCCGAGACCGTAGATATTATTGATGAGAATGCTTTCACAAGACAGTTTGAACAAGGACGCGTTGTCACAGAACGGGTTGAAGATAACTGACCTGCAGCGTGACAGGCGGATGCTAAGTCCCAAGAGAATCGCCACCAGCACGAAGATCGTTCCCCACGCTGCCACCGAAAGCAACACCACCATCCTGTTGGTCATGACAGCGGCGTACCGCAGCGGGTTGCAGATGGCCACGTAACGATCAAAAGCCATGATCATGAGCACCGTGTGAGAAGTACCCACATGGAGATGAACACAAAACGCCTGGACGGCACAGTCAATGTAATGAATGTACCGTTCTGAGTCTGAAATTAAAAGATCTTGGAGGACATGAGGTATAATTACTGTCGCCCCAAAGACATCGTTGATGCT is a window of Perca fluviatilis chromosome 16, GENO_Pfluv_1.0, whole genome shotgun sequence DNA encoding:
- the LOC120544291 gene encoding olfactory receptor 8U1-like codes for the protein MENDTFVGDILILEGLNITSQGLIPTFIFLLLIYIFILVSNIGLVVLIFRSKSLQQPMYLLVCNMSINDVFGATVIIPHVLQDLLISDSERYIHYIDCAVQAFCVHLHVGTSHTVLMIMAFDRYVAICNPLRYAAVMTNRMVVLLSVAAWGTIFVLVAILLGLSIRLSRCRSVIFNPFCDNASLFKLSCESILINNIYGLGYTVVLLGSSLGSVTLTYLRIAMVCLSSKNKALNSKALQTCTTHLVAYIIFMVSGFLIVILHRFPLLADLRKAASVVGHVVLPALNAAIYGLQNKEVRQMIKTLFHINKVT